Proteins co-encoded in one Myripristis murdjan chromosome 4, fMyrMur1.1, whole genome shotgun sequence genomic window:
- the tax1bp3 gene encoding tax1-binding protein 3, with translation MSFVPGQPVTAVVQRIEIQKLRQNDHLILGFSIGGGIDQDPGQNPFSEDKTDKGIYVTRVSEGGPAELAGLQIGDKIMQVNGWDMTMVTHDQARKRLTKKNEQVVRLLVTRKSLEDAVRHSMSNYPK, from the exons CAACGGATCGAGATCCAGAAACTGCGGCAGAATGACCACCTGATCCTGGGCTTCAGTATTGGAGGAGGGATAGACCAGGACCCTGGACAGAACCCCTTCTCTGAGGACAAGActgacaag GGCATCTACGTGACGAGAGTATCAGAAGGTGGACCAGCAGAGTTGGCGGGCTTGCAGATAGGAGACAAAATAATGCAG GTTAATGGCTGGGATATGACCATGGTGACCCACGACCAGGCTCGTAAAAGACTAACGAAGAAGAACGAGCAAGTGGTGCGGCTACTGGTGACCAGGAAGTCGCTGGAGGATGCTGTCAGACACTCTATGTCTAACTACCCCAAATAA